CTGCGAGAGGGCTCGACCCCTCAGCAGGTTCGGTTACAGGTCGGGATTGTCGGCCCCGTTCGTAGGTGGCAGTGATACTGTTCGCCGAACTAACGTCAAAGCATCGCCGGAGGGCGGACGCGTGAAGATCAAGAACGCAATCGTGACATGCACAGCGGTGATGTTGTGTGTGCTGACGCCGTCCGCGGTAGGTGTGAGCGTCGTGTCCGCCGAGGACCTACCCGTGACGTCGGCGACATCCGGCGATGGTTCGCGCATCGTGTCGTCCACCCGCATCGATGATCGCCGGTCGACGCTGGAGGTCTACTCGGCGGCCATGGACAAGAACATTCCAGTCCAGGTGATGACCCCCGCCGACGGCTCTGTTCCACGGCCGGTTCTCTACCTGTTGAACGGCGCGGGAGGCGGCGAGGACTCCGCAACGTGGCAGTCCCAGACGGATTCGACCGAATTCTTTGCCGACAAGAACGCTTTCGTGGTTACGCCGCAGTCCGGAAAATGGTCCTACTACACCGACTGGATTAGCGATGATCCAGTCCTCGGTCGAAACAAATGGCAGACCTTCATCGGCGAGGAACTCCCACCGTTGATCGATGCACAGTTCGATACCAACGGAATTCAGTCGATAGCGGCCCTCTCCATGTCCGGCACCTCGGTTCTGAATTTGGCCATCGCCTATCCAGGTCTCTACAAGGGCGTGGCCGCCTACAGTGGATGCGCGCAGACCTCGGATCCGCTCGGGCAGCAGTTCGTGAAGTTGGTTGTCGAGTTGTACGGCGGCGGAAACGTCGAGAACATGTGGGGACCGCTCGACGGACCGGTGTGGCGTGAAAACGACCCACTCCTCAACGCTGAAAAGCTGCGTGGCACCGAGATCTACATGAGCACCGGCACCGGGCTACCCGGCATTCCCAACGACACACCGCTGAATCCTCGATTCGCGGAAGGCAAGGCCACACTGTTCCCGGACCAGCTACTGGTCGGCGGCGGTATCGAGGCCGTCGTGAATTTCTGCACCTCGAACATGGCCAAAGAGCTGTATCGACTCGGAATCCCTGCCGAGGTGAATTTCCGTCCCGTCGGAACTCACTCGTGGGGTTACTGGCAGGACGATCTCCACGCGTCGTGGCCGATGCTGGCGCATTCGCTCGGTATCTGAGCTCGGCATCCGAAAAGGCGTCACTTCTGTCGCTCGGTGCTGCCCTCCGCCATCGAGCCGGCCGACGGAAATCTATTCGCGGTGCAGCTTCTCCGCGCTCTAGGGTCAGACCTTGGTGAGCGTTCCCGGGCACGAAGCGGTAGTCGAGCGCAGGACGTGAAGCAGGAGCCGAATCCTGGGGAACTATCCTGGAGGTTCGCAACCGAAATCTCTCGACCCTCGAAGGGAAACACTATGTCTGCCCGCATCGAGCTCGCTCGCGTGGATCTACGCGGTCGAACTCCATCCACTGCCGAACTACGCGGCGCACTCCCACGAGGTGGAGTGGATGTCGATGCTGTTCTCCATCAGGTGCGCCCAGTCGTCGAAGCAGTTCGCGATCGCGGTGCCGACGCCGCACTCGACTACTCCGAGCAGTTCGACGGCGTCCGCCCGGACCGGGTCCGCGTCCCTGCTCAGGCGCTCGTCGACGCTCTTGCCGAGTTGGACCCCGCAGTGCGCGAGGCACTCGAAGTCGCCATCGCACGGACACGATTGGTGCATGCCGAACAACGGCGCACCGACACCACCACCACTGTGGTCCCCGGTGGAACGGTCACCGAGCGATGGATCCCGGTCGACCGCGTCGGACTCTATGTTCCCGGCGGCAACGCCGTCTACCCCTCCTCGGTCGTCATGAACGTCGTTCCCGCTCAGACCGCGGGCGTCGGTTCCTTGGTCGTGGCATCCCCACCGCAGGCTGCGTTCGGTGGATTGCCACACCCGACCATTCTGGCCGCCGCGCAACTGCTCGGGGTCGAGGAAGTATGGGCTGTCGGCGGCGGGCAAGGTATTGCGTTGCTCACCTATGGCGGCACGGACACCGACGGAACGGAACTTGCACCGGTGGACTTGATCACCGGGCCCGGCAATATCTACGTCACTGCAGCCAAGCGGCTGTGTCGTGGGATCGTCGGAATCGATGCCGAGGCCGGCCCTACCGAAATCGCAATTCTGGCCGACGATTCTGCTGACCCGAAACATGTCGCCGCCGACATGATCAGTCAAGCCGAGCACGACGTCATGGCGGCGAGTGTTCTCGTCACCACGAGTCCGGAGCTCGCCGACGCGGTCGACGCGGCTCTGGAGGCACAGCTCGCGTTCACCAAGCACGCCGAGCGTGTCGCGACAGCACTATCCGGCCAGCAGTCCGGAACGATCCTCGTCGACGACATCGACCAGGGCCTTGCCGTCGTGAATGCGTATGCGGCCGAGCACCTGGAGATTCAAACGAACGATGCAGCTGCTGTCGCTGCGAAGGTACGCAGTGCGGGCGCAGTATTCGTCGGTGCCTGGTCTCCGGTCAGTCTCGGTGACTACTGCGCGGGCTCGAATCACGTTCTTCCGACGGCGGGTTGTGCCCGTCACTCGTCCGGACTGAGTGTTCAGACGTTCCTGCGTGGAGTCCACGTCGTCGACTACTCGGAAGCGGCGTTGAAGGATGTCGCGGGTCACGTGATCGCGCTTGCCAATGCCGAGGATCTTCCAGCGCACGGCGAGGCAGTCCGGCTTCGTTTCGAAGGGTTGTCCTCGTGAGCGCTGTCGCCGGACGGTCGATCACCGTCGACGATCTGCCGCTACGGGAAAGTTTGCGCGGGCAGTCGGCGTACGGCGCACCGCAGCTGAAGGTACCGGTGCAGCTCAA
This region of Rhodococcus sp. PAMC28707 genomic DNA includes:
- a CDS encoding alpha/beta hydrolase family protein translates to MLCVLTPSAVGVSVVSAEDLPVTSATSGDGSRIVSSTRIDDRRSTLEVYSAAMDKNIPVQVMTPADGSVPRPVLYLLNGAGGGEDSATWQSQTDSTEFFADKNAFVVTPQSGKWSYYTDWISDDPVLGRNKWQTFIGEELPPLIDAQFDTNGIQSIAALSMSGTSVLNLAIAYPGLYKGVAAYSGCAQTSDPLGQQFVKLVVELYGGGNVENMWGPLDGPVWRENDPLLNAEKLRGTEIYMSTGTGLPGIPNDTPLNPRFAEGKATLFPDQLLVGGGIEAVVNFCTSNMAKELYRLGIPAEVNFRPVGTHSWGYWQDDLHASWPMLAHSLGI
- the hisD gene encoding histidinol dehydrogenase: MSARIELARVDLRGRTPSTAELRGALPRGGVDVDAVLHQVRPVVEAVRDRGADAALDYSEQFDGVRPDRVRVPAQALVDALAELDPAVREALEVAIARTRLVHAEQRRTDTTTTVVPGGTVTERWIPVDRVGLYVPGGNAVYPSSVVMNVVPAQTAGVGSLVVASPPQAAFGGLPHPTILAAAQLLGVEEVWAVGGGQGIALLTYGGTDTDGTELAPVDLITGPGNIYVTAAKRLCRGIVGIDAEAGPTEIAILADDSADPKHVAADMISQAEHDVMAASVLVTTSPELADAVDAALEAQLAFTKHAERVATALSGQQSGTILVDDIDQGLAVVNAYAAEHLEIQTNDAAAVAAKVRSAGAVFVGAWSPVSLGDYCAGSNHVLPTAGCARHSSGLSVQTFLRGVHVVDYSEAALKDVAGHVIALANAEDLPAHGEAVRLRFEGLSS